The window CGCGACGGCGGCGAGACATGTCAGGAACAAAAACGTGACGATTTTCCGCATCAACCTCTACTCGAAGAATGATCGCTTCTTTATAACATGGTACGATTCGGCCATGGTTAAGAGAATCGTCATCACCCTCGCGGTTTTGTTGGCCGTGGTACTGGCGGCGCGCTTCGGCTACGAGGCCGCCGAGGTAAAGTACCACCCGCCCGTCGTGCCGGAAGTGTCCGATCCGGCTTGGCGCGATCCGTTTTGGCGCACCACGTACACGGCCGAGGAATGGGCCGGAATCGTCGACCTGCAATGTCCGGCCGGCATGGTGTTGATTCCCGCGGGCTCGGTCGACTCCGTGTGGGATCCGCGTTCGAGCCACTTTAAACGGAAACTGGGCGAGCCGCGCGCCGTGGCTGCTTACTGCATGGACCGCTTCGAATACCCGAACGAACGCTACGCGTTGCCCCGAACCAAAGTAAGCTGGCGCGAAGCCGACCAGTTGTGCCGCGCGGCGGGCAAGCGGTTATGCGCCGAAGACGAATGGGAACTGGCCTGCACCATGGGTCGCGGGTGGCGTTTCACGTACGGCCCGGAATACGTACCGCATCGATGCAACACCGAACAACCGGTCGGCACGCTCCAGGCCATCGCCCCAACCGGCGCGCGCTTCGAATGCCGCAATCGCTTCGCCGTCTTCGATTTGAACGGGAACGTCAGCGAGTGGGTCGCTGAGCCCATCGAATATCGGAACGGAGCTTTTGGCGTCGTACGCGGCGGGACGGCGTGGCGCGGGGCGGAATACGGCGGCGATTGCTTTTCGCGACACACCCACCCCGTCGACGACGCTTGCTGGGAAGACGACGGCTTTCGTTGTTGCGCCGATCCGCAACCGAAATAGGCGAGGACGGATTGTCATGCCCAGCTTGAATGCCGCCGACATTCGTCGGCGAGCCGCGACCCTGCAGCCCCTGCTGTCGCCGTGCCGCTTGTGTCCGCGCGAGTGCAAGGTCGATCGCTCGGCCGGCGAAAAGGGCTTTTGCCAAACCGGCGCGGCGGCGTTGGTCGCCAGTTTCGGACCGCACTTCGGCGAAGAACGCCCGCTGGTCGGGCGCGGCGGCTCCGGCACCGTGTTTTTCGCCGGCTGCAACATGGGGTGCATCTTTTGCCAGAACGACGACATCAGTCACGGCGCCCGCGGCCGGGCTGTGACGATCGAGCACCTGGCGACCCTTTTCCTGGAAGTGCAAAAGTTAGGGTGCCACAATTTGAACCTGGTCACGCCGTCGCACGTCGTGCCGCAAATACTCGAGGCGCTTGCCTTGGCGGTCGAGGAAGGTTTCGCGTTGCCGATCGTATACAACACCGGCGGGTACGATCGCGCGGATGTGCTCAAACAGTTGGACGGCATCGTGGATATCTACATGCCTGACTACAAATTCACCGACCCCGACGTCGCAACGCAACTGGCGGGCGCACGCGATTATCCTGCCGTCGCGCAAGCCGCCCTACGTGAAATGCACCGGCAGGTCGGTGACTTGGTGATCGACGAGAAAGGCGTCGCCCAGCGCGGCTTGCTGGTTCGGCACCTCGTCATGCCCTTCGGCACGGCAGGCACCGAAGCGGCGTTTCGTTTTCTGGCCGAGGAGCTAAGCCGCGACACGTACCTCAACATCATGGCCCAGTATCGCCCGTGCCACCGCGCCCACGAGGTGGATCGCATCTCCCGGCCGGTCAGCGCGACGGATGTGGCCCGCGCCTATCAACTCGCCGGCCAATTCGGCCTCCACCGCTTGGACGAGCGTTGATGACAAACCGCCGCGAACGAACCTGGGCCGTCTGGACGCTGGCCGGTGTCGCGCTCGCCGTCCTCCTACGCCTACTGATGATCGACGTGCCCTTCGACCGCGACGAAGGGGGGTATGCGTATATCGGCTGGCAGTGGACGCAGGGCTTGTGGCCCTACGTGCACTCGGTTGAATCCAAGCCGCCCGGAGTTTTCGCGGTGTACGCGATCCTG of the Candidatus Lernaella stagnicola genome contains:
- a CDS encoding SUMF1/EgtB/PvdO family nonheme iron enzyme; this encodes MVKRIVITLAVLLAVVLAARFGYEAAEVKYHPPVVPEVSDPAWRDPFWRTTYTAEEWAGIVDLQCPAGMVLIPAGSVDSVWDPRSSHFKRKLGEPRAVAAYCMDRFEYPNERYALPRTKVSWREADQLCRAAGKRLCAEDEWELACTMGRGWRFTYGPEYVPHRCNTEQPVGTLQAIAPTGARFECRNRFAVFDLNGNVSEWVAEPIEYRNGAFGVVRGGTAWRGAEYGGDCFSRHTHPVDDACWEDDGFRCCADPQPK